One Echinicola strongylocentroti DNA window includes the following coding sequences:
- a CDS encoding LytR/AlgR family response regulator transcription factor yields MKLKCIAVDDEPLALKLLCSFIEQTAFLSLEGQFENAIDALAHTHNNEVDLIFLDIQMPDLSGMELARVLESKKSSKNTRIIFTTAYNQFAVEGYKVDALDYLLKPYSYEEFLKAATKAYQFFEAKSQVSTREKDNKEYIFLKVEYQLVKVMLKDILYLEGYKDYVKVHLIGKPSPTLSLTSLKNMEELLPEDQFMRIHRSYIISLDHIDSITRNTVNIGKTTITVSDHYKDHFLQFVNKWIG; encoded by the coding sequence ATGAAGCTAAAATGTATCGCTGTAGATGACGAGCCTTTGGCGCTAAAGTTGTTGTGCAGCTTTATCGAGCAGACGGCCTTTTTGTCCTTGGAAGGCCAGTTTGAAAATGCCATAGATGCCCTTGCCCACACGCACAACAATGAGGTGGACCTGATCTTCTTGGATATCCAGATGCCCGACCTCTCTGGGATGGAGCTGGCACGAGTACTCGAAAGCAAGAAATCTTCCAAAAACACCCGAATTATCTTTACTACTGCCTATAATCAATTTGCCGTAGAAGGATATAAAGTAGATGCACTGGACTATCTGCTGAAACCCTACAGCTATGAAGAGTTTCTTAAAGCAGCCACCAAAGCCTATCAATTTTTCGAAGCCAAAAGTCAGGTTTCTACCAGAGAAAAGGACAATAAAGAGTACATTTTCCTAAAAGTCGAATACCAACTGGTCAAGGTAATGCTGAAGGATATTCTCTACCTGGAAGGATACAAGGATTATGTAAAGGTTCACCTTATTGGCAAACCCTCTCCTACACTCTCTCTGACAAGTCTGAAGAACATGGAAGAACTGCTTCCTGAAGACCAGTTTATGCGCATTCACAGGTCATATATCATATCTCTGGACCATATTGACTCTATCACCCGGAATACCGTGAACATCGGCAAGACGACCATCACCGTAAGCGATCACTACAAGGATCACTTTCTTCAGTTTGTCAATAAATGGATTGGGTAG
- a CDS encoding sensor histidine kinase, which translates to MNQGLKLHKNISILIHILAWILIGAVLFLLGPLSWSTTLPAEFWYRQLTLMGLLVALFYTNKDIFVPKLLFRGKTWLFLLLTLSICFGLMFLMEYFENLIHLPELMHKAFHPEGDKPFKPKDDYIDLFMLLVLLLASGISTSVATVQKWQADEALRRQLDQQRISSELSYLKAQINPHFFFNTLNNIYSLTSIDVESARIALHKLSRMMRYVLYETEKDQTLLSKEIGFIKDFIELMKLRISDKVTIELDITEHFEDRVVAPMLLLPFVENCFKHGVSSRQPSTISIKIHTQDNALTLETSNKIVPQNPTSPESKQQGIGLTNTKRRLSLLYHHKHELVIDDENPENEYRVALKINLS; encoded by the coding sequence ATGAACCAAGGTCTCAAACTGCACAAAAACATCTCCATCCTCATCCATATCCTAGCATGGATCCTGATAGGTGCAGTACTTTTTCTTTTAGGGCCACTTTCATGGAGCACCACCTTACCTGCGGAATTTTGGTACAGGCAGCTGACATTGATGGGCTTATTGGTCGCACTTTTTTACACTAATAAAGACATCTTTGTCCCCAAGCTTTTGTTTAGGGGAAAAACCTGGCTGTTTTTATTGCTCACTTTGTCGATATGTTTTGGTTTGATGTTTCTCATGGAATATTTCGAAAACCTGATCCACCTGCCAGAATTGATGCATAAGGCCTTCCACCCTGAGGGAGACAAGCCCTTTAAGCCAAAAGACGACTATATAGACCTCTTCATGCTCCTCGTGCTCCTTCTAGCATCTGGCATCAGCACGAGCGTCGCCACCGTGCAAAAATGGCAGGCAGATGAGGCTCTTAGAAGGCAATTGGACCAGCAGCGGATCAGCTCTGAGCTGTCCTACCTCAAAGCCCAGATCAATCCCCACTTTTTCTTCAATACGCTGAACAATATCTATTCGCTCACCAGTATCGATGTGGAAAGTGCCCGGATAGCGCTACATAAGCTTTCGAGAATGATGCGCTACGTGCTTTATGAAACGGAGAAAGACCAAACATTGCTCAGCAAGGAAATTGGCTTTATCAAGGATTTTATCGAATTGATGAAGCTGAGGATTTCGGACAAAGTGACAATAGAGCTGGATATCACCGAGCACTTTGAAGACCGTGTAGTGGCTCCTATGCTGCTTTTGCCTTTTGTGGAAAACTGCTTTAAGCACGGCGTCAGTAGCCGACAACCAAGCACCATTTCCATAAAAATCCACACACAAGACAATGCCCTTACCCTGGAAACATCCAACAAAATCGTCCCACAAAACCCTACCAGCCCAGAATCCAAGCAGCAAGGTATCGGACTGACCAATACCAAAAGGAGACTATCATTGCTGTACCACCATAAACACGAACTTGTCATCGATGACGAAAATCCAGAAAATGAATATCGTGTAGCCCTTAAAATCAACCTCTCATGA
- a CDS encoding TonB-dependent receptor domain-containing protein has product MKSFIRKIGVWALFLAGTLQSVQAQEVSGNTEKEYQLTGTVVEDTSGDPVAYATVLLLDADTDKQVSGGVADDEGKFFITGFDPGTYVLKVNFVGFAAFSRAGITVSPGQRAIDLGDIGLEEESVSLDEVTVQGQRELITEKVDRTIYNAENDKTTVGGDASDVLRRVPMLSVDLDGNVSMRGSSNITVLIDNKPSTMSASSIADALKQIPADEIKTVEVITSPSAKYDAEGTGGVINIVTKKNNLQGKSISINTSAGLRGSNLGINASARTGKWGFNLGGFGRTGYNIKGGFENNQMVTNEDGSVSNIIQSSDTRNNMLMGRYNFGADYEIDKYNWLAASVNFGMFNRKSKQDNLLTENFLDDELVSALMRRVNTENLSNTVDVSLNYTRTYEKPQKEFSIMGLYSRNNRTNDFVQAVLEDDFSTVASRVKNENPSNNQEFTLQLDYVTPLGDGENQILEYGAKNILRRVSSDYAYFTADGADGEYVENDDASYSNEFDYDQNVTAGYVSFTQGFLKNYTAKAGLRYEYTTINADFKTGETQADIPDYGVLVPSINLSRKMESGNMIKAAYNRRIQRPSLRYLNPNIQGSNPTQITQGNSLLDPEYTDNFELAYSTYFKSASINIASFYRNTSGSIQPIRSVLDEGVIYTTYENIGSEQAVGLNLFANINVSNKLSFNGGIDAYYAMIDNNVDDPLYNASNEGFVVSGRMFGNYNITETWVLQGFAFARGRKVNLQGYDSGFGIYGLNINKEFDDKKGSIGFGAENFFTPEFKMNSEIVSPTITQYSTNSMRNMNFKINFSYRIGKMSVSPKRKKRSIENEDLKGDDSGGGMMGPN; this is encoded by the coding sequence ATGAAATCATTTATTCGAAAAATCGGTGTGTGGGCTCTTTTCCTAGCGGGGACCTTACAGTCAGTCCAGGCACAGGAAGTGTCGGGAAACACCGAAAAAGAATACCAGTTGACTGGAACCGTAGTGGAGGATACCAGCGGGGATCCTGTAGCTTATGCGACAGTGCTTTTGCTGGATGCGGACACCGACAAGCAGGTGTCTGGAGGGGTGGCCGATGATGAAGGCAAGTTTTTCATTACGGGTTTTGACCCGGGGACATATGTGTTAAAGGTGAATTTTGTTGGATTTGCAGCTTTTAGTAGAGCGGGGATTACGGTTTCACCAGGTCAGAGAGCCATTGACCTAGGAGATATCGGCTTGGAAGAAGAGTCTGTATCCCTTGATGAAGTGACTGTACAGGGCCAAAGAGAACTGATCACCGAGAAAGTGGATAGAACAATCTACAATGCCGAAAATGACAAAACTACTGTCGGCGGAGATGCTTCGGATGTATTGAGGAGAGTGCCGATGCTGTCTGTTGACTTGGATGGTAATGTATCCATGCGGGGAAGTAGCAATATTACGGTACTTATCGACAATAAGCCTTCTACCATGTCGGCCAGCTCCATAGCAGATGCACTGAAACAGATCCCGGCCGATGAGATCAAGACAGTGGAAGTCATCACTTCACCATCAGCCAAGTACGATGCAGAAGGTACAGGAGGGGTGATCAATATCGTCACCAAGAAAAATAACCTGCAAGGAAAGTCCATTAGTATCAATACCAGTGCGGGATTAAGAGGGTCGAACTTGGGGATCAATGCCAGCGCCAGGACAGGCAAATGGGGCTTTAACCTTGGTGGTTTTGGCCGGACCGGCTATAACATAAAAGGAGGCTTCGAAAATAACCAAATGGTCACCAATGAAGATGGTTCTGTATCCAATATCATCCAAAGTTCGGATACGAGAAACAATATGCTAATGGGAAGGTATAACTTCGGAGCGGACTACGAAATAGACAAGTACAATTGGCTGGCTGCATCTGTAAATTTTGGGATGTTTAACAGGAAGAGCAAGCAGGATAATTTGTTGACAGAGAATTTCTTGGACGATGAGCTGGTGAGTGCTTTGATGAGGAGAGTGAATACCGAAAACCTTTCCAATACAGTGGATGTGAGTCTAAATTATACCCGTACATATGAGAAACCGCAGAAGGAATTCAGTATTATGGGATTGTATAGCCGTAATAACCGAACGAATGATTTTGTTCAGGCCGTATTGGAAGACGACTTTAGTACCGTTGCCAGTAGGGTCAAAAATGAAAACCCCTCTAATAATCAGGAATTTACCCTACAGCTCGATTATGTTACCCCTTTAGGAGATGGAGAGAACCAGATCCTAGAATACGGAGCTAAAAACATCCTGAGAAGGGTAAGTAGTGATTATGCTTATTTTACGGCGGACGGCGCAGATGGTGAGTATGTTGAAAATGATGATGCATCCTATTCCAATGAGTTTGATTATGATCAAAATGTCACTGCTGGCTATGTTTCATTTACGCAAGGCTTTCTGAAAAACTATACGGCCAAGGCAGGGCTGCGATACGAGTACACCACTATCAATGCGGATTTCAAGACAGGAGAAACCCAAGCGGATATCCCGGACTACGGTGTATTGGTACCTAGCATAAACCTCAGCAGAAAGATGGAAAGTGGCAATATGATCAAGGCTGCATATAACAGAAGGATACAGCGTCCTTCCCTGAGGTATCTTAATCCCAACATCCAAGGATCCAATCCCACTCAGATCACCCAAGGAAATTCACTCTTGGATCCGGAATACACCGATAATTTTGAATTGGCTTACAGTACTTACTTTAAATCTGCCAGTATCAATATTGCCAGTTTTTACCGCAATACCTCTGGATCCATTCAGCCGATCAGGAGTGTATTGGACGAAGGGGTGATATATACCACTTATGAAAACATCGGTAGTGAGCAAGCAGTAGGGCTAAACCTCTTTGCCAATATCAATGTCTCCAACAAGCTTTCCTTCAATGGTGGAATCGATGCTTATTATGCCATGATCGACAACAATGTGGATGACCCGCTGTACAATGCTTCCAATGAGGGATTTGTGGTAAGCGGAAGAATGTTTGGTAACTATAATATTACCGAAACATGGGTGCTGCAAGGTTTTGCCTTTGCCCGTGGCAGAAAAGTAAACCTTCAGGGTTATGATAGTGGTTTTGGTATCTATGGCCTAAATATTAACAAGGAATTTGATGACAAAAAGGGAAGTATAGGTTTTGGTGCGGAAAACTTCTTTACGCCGGAGTTTAAGATGAACAGTGAAATCGTATCACCCACCATCACCCAATACAGCACCAATTCTATGCGCAACATGAACTTTAAGATCAACTTTAGTTATAGGATAGGTAAAATGAGCGTGTCTCCAAAACGAAAAAAGAGATCCATCGAAAATGAAGACCTCAAAGGGGACGACAGCGGGGGAGGAATGATGGGACCAAACTAG
- a CDS encoding RagB/SusD family nutrient uptake outer membrane protein has protein sequence MKLFNKQHITALVLLAFLGTSCDDFLDENSVSYQTTDNYYVTEQGFEDLVRSNYTKLREIHKERDLVLMGTDIFTSTSWDEAANGNQGGVLNAYDIRFTPSVGAATKLWDLLYKQIARTNTAISRQEGVQGMDPGLLAIRVAEAKFLRAMAYFYAVQQWGDIPMPLEETTTASREVVKIPAAQVYEQIIQDLEEAESILPAKDNAEYGRATKGAARFLLAKVHLTRGWNFNNSLGGTAADFESAVEYADMIIADYPLEAEYRNLFPLHAENPLEETFPPKNDKNDEIVFAVQFSDNILTNGSDDDEPSQYAIGNDYHSIFGSGAEDIPGSLGRTSDYNRHGSKGNYIVTPAAYRLFDPDIDTRYHHNFVEAMYALIDVADFVPNFDDPSTTIDIAKGDTVLYFPPWNNPASDQNKGMDVGGSKPYAVLNVDEIGINPISPYHVDDKTPLMWKFWEPGIPYDDAMGTFDLALFRSAEAYLIAAEAILKGAAPGDLGGAEVYYNTIVDRALGANAGADPLRAEEPANLASLSTVSYRANGNLDIDMVLDERARELMGEYCRWFDLKRTGRLIDRTTLMNPWTAALGQMEAKHYLRPIPQKEIDRSIPSISQNEGY, from the coding sequence ATGAAACTATTTAATAAACAGCATATAACAGCACTGGTTCTCTTGGCTTTTTTAGGTACCAGTTGCGATGACTTTCTGGATGAGAATTCGGTTTCCTACCAGACTACAGATAATTACTACGTTACCGAACAGGGATTCGAAGACCTGGTCCGGTCAAACTATACTAAGCTCAGGGAGATACACAAAGAGCGTGATCTGGTATTGATGGGGACGGATATATTTACCAGTACGTCATGGGATGAAGCCGCCAATGGAAACCAAGGCGGGGTGTTAAATGCATATGATATCCGGTTTACACCCAGTGTGGGCGCAGCAACAAAGCTCTGGGATTTGCTATATAAGCAAATTGCCAGGACGAATACAGCCATCTCAAGACAGGAAGGTGTGCAGGGAATGGATCCAGGGCTGCTTGCCATACGAGTAGCAGAAGCCAAATTCCTTAGAGCAATGGCTTATTTCTATGCGGTACAGCAATGGGGGGATATTCCAATGCCTTTGGAGGAGACGACTACTGCTAGTCGGGAAGTGGTCAAAATACCTGCAGCTCAGGTTTATGAACAGATCATCCAAGACTTGGAAGAGGCAGAATCGATATTGCCTGCAAAAGACAATGCCGAGTACGGTAGAGCAACAAAAGGTGCCGCCCGGTTTCTATTGGCAAAAGTTCACTTGACGAGGGGATGGAATTTTAACAACTCCTTGGGGGGAACGGCAGCTGATTTTGAATCGGCCGTCGAATATGCCGACATGATCATCGCTGATTATCCATTGGAGGCTGAATATCGGAATTTATTCCCACTTCATGCGGAGAATCCACTTGAAGAAACGTTTCCTCCAAAAAACGATAAAAACGATGAAATTGTCTTCGCTGTACAGTTCAGTGACAATATCTTGACGAATGGCAGTGATGATGATGAACCCAGTCAGTATGCTATAGGGAATGATTACCATTCGATTTTTGGCAGTGGTGCGGAAGATATTCCAGGTTCTCTGGGAAGAACGAGTGACTATAACCGTCATGGATCAAAAGGGAACTATATCGTCACTCCTGCCGCATACCGGTTGTTTGATCCGGATATTGATACTAGGTACCATCACAATTTCGTAGAAGCCATGTACGCATTGATAGATGTGGCTGATTTTGTACCGAATTTTGATGATCCGTCTACCACCATCGATATCGCAAAAGGCGATACGGTATTGTATTTTCCCCCGTGGAACAATCCAGCCAGTGACCAAAACAAAGGCATGGATGTAGGAGGTAGTAAGCCCTATGCCGTACTGAATGTGGATGAAATCGGTATTAATCCAATTTCTCCCTATCATGTGGATGATAAAACGCCCCTAATGTGGAAGTTTTGGGAGCCGGGCATTCCTTACGATGATGCTATGGGAACCTTTGATCTGGCCTTATTCCGCTCTGCAGAAGCCTATTTAATAGCAGCAGAAGCGATCCTAAAAGGGGCTGCACCTGGTGACTTGGGAGGAGCAGAGGTCTATTATAATACGATAGTGGACCGAGCACTAGGAGCCAATGCGGGTGCTGATCCCTTGCGTGCTGAAGAGCCTGCCAACTTGGCTTCCTTGAGCACGGTATCCTACCGGGCAAACGGAAACTTGGACATCGATATGGTTTTGGATGAACGGGCGAGGGAATTGATGGGCGAATATTGCCGGTGGTTTGATCTGAAAAGAACTGGTAGATTGATCGATCGGACCACCTTGATGAACCCTTGGACCGCCGCATTGGGGCAGATGGAAGCCAAGCATTACTTACGTCCGATTCCCCAGAAAGAGATTGATAGGTCAATCCCGTCGATTTCCCAAAACGAAGGGTATTAG
- a CDS encoding SusC/RagA family TonB-linked outer membrane protein, which translates to MKKRKLLLIALLISYASASWAQTKVSGVVTDEEKVPIPGVNILVKGTSTGAVTDVEGHYSLEVPGQNTVLVFSSIGYKSQEVTVGTKSLINLSMEPDISSLGEVVVIGYGEIEKKDATGAIGSVESEDIVRANPVQAAKAIQGQAAGVTVSKQNSRPGAGYNINIRGLSSINYSNEPLVVIDGVMGGDLNALNPADIESMDILKDASSTAIYGSRGANGVIIISTKRGVKGKPVVSYDGYVGVKTPAHLPDMMNAQQFYKASVTDRELNGYPQGRPFSSTEIDMVDSGNSTNWLDEISGPALQTNHSLSVGGGSDNTNYHFSGGYLNEGGALQHTKFQRYNIKGSMDSKLTKFLRVGFTANYSVAKKDLGSNEALRSAYRARPTGVALYDDILNPDENQDFAWNGYAAWMGINDKQVLNPLIEIDPENFQDETRSDNFFGNAYVELMPVEGLSVKSSLSASVSNSRWGQFRGTMTKDRKTSLLPRAFRQTDDISNYTLDNIITYKKEMGHHDVTVTGVQSIFHQRNEEMDSYADEIPYNSLWYALGTGRPVELNTRLTERSLLSYMGRVMYGFKDKYLLTLTGRWDGASQLSEENKWDFFPSAAIAWRLGDEEFIRNMSAVSDLKLRVSYGYVGNSSVAPYSTQARLIKTPYDFDGSPAFGFAPENLTDKSLGWEKSKEWNIGINVGFFNNRISGVFELYHRNTVDLIYNEQIPTSSGFSSVTTNVGEVANKGVELTLNTVNIANSKFTWSTSINFAKNVNEVVSIGSEGIMADIATGLFVGQPLRAHYAYEFAGIWQLDEEAAAAEYGQVPGSVKVVDQNDDGTISTNEGMDDRTIIGSEQPDWTMGMTNKFSYGNFDLSFLIYTSQGAIYRNNMLSGTMGQIGAGRYNTLNLNYWTVNNPTNDYYGPGVPNPHGGAIFYQDASFVRISDITFGYTLPRAALDKIGFTKFRMYAQVSNPFVFYDFDGMDPEFNSSTYNDGIPTATYLFGLNVSF; encoded by the coding sequence ATGAAAAAACGTAAACTCTTATTGATAGCTTTATTAATAAGCTACGCAAGTGCTTCCTGGGCTCAGACAAAAGTTTCAGGGGTAGTTACAGATGAAGAAAAAGTGCCAATACCTGGCGTAAATATCCTCGTTAAAGGAACGTCAACAGGTGCCGTAACGGATGTTGAAGGGCACTATTCACTTGAGGTACCAGGTCAAAATACGGTCTTGGTATTTAGCTCCATTGGATATAAATCCCAAGAAGTCACCGTAGGCACCAAATCCCTTATTAATCTATCCATGGAGCCTGATATCAGTTCCCTAGGAGAAGTGGTGGTGATTGGATATGGCGAGATAGAAAAGAAGGATGCAACGGGAGCAATAGGTTCGGTGGAGTCGGAGGACATTGTCCGCGCAAATCCCGTCCAGGCTGCCAAGGCCATCCAAGGCCAAGCTGCAGGTGTGACGGTTTCCAAGCAAAACAGCCGGCCAGGTGCTGGGTATAATATCAACATTCGAGGCCTGAGTTCGATTAATTACAGCAATGAACCATTGGTGGTGATCGATGGGGTCATGGGGGGCGATCTAAATGCGCTGAACCCTGCGGATATCGAGTCTATGGATATTCTTAAGGATGCTTCATCCACAGCTATTTATGGCTCTAGGGGTGCAAATGGCGTGATAATTATCTCTACCAAAAGAGGAGTGAAAGGTAAGCCGGTCGTAAGCTATGATGGATATGTGGGGGTTAAGACTCCCGCCCATCTTCCAGATATGATGAATGCCCAGCAATTTTATAAGGCAAGTGTAACTGACCGTGAACTCAATGGCTATCCTCAGGGCCGGCCTTTCAGTTCTACAGAGATTGACATGGTTGATTCTGGTAATAGCACGAATTGGCTTGATGAGATCTCCGGGCCAGCTTTACAAACAAACCATTCCTTATCAGTAGGAGGAGGAAGCGATAATACCAACTACCATTTTTCAGGTGGATATTTGAATGAAGGCGGGGCATTGCAGCATACAAAATTCCAACGGTACAACATCAAAGGAAGTATGGATAGTAAGTTGACCAAATTCCTAAGGGTTGGTTTTACAGCTAACTACAGTGTTGCAAAGAAAGATTTGGGATCAAATGAAGCACTGAGAAGTGCTTACCGTGCACGTCCGACTGGAGTGGCCTTGTATGATGATATCCTTAATCCGGACGAAAACCAGGATTTTGCATGGAATGGTTATGCCGCTTGGATGGGGATCAATGATAAGCAGGTGTTGAATCCTCTCATCGAAATCGACCCTGAGAATTTCCAAGATGAAACAAGGTCTGATAATTTCTTCGGGAATGCCTATGTAGAACTGATGCCCGTCGAAGGATTGTCCGTCAAGTCCTCCTTGTCTGCGAGTGTGAGCAATTCAAGGTGGGGGCAATTCAGGGGGACAATGACCAAGGACCGAAAGACTTCACTATTGCCGAGAGCATTCCGTCAAACAGATGATATTTCCAATTATACACTTGATAACATCATCACTTATAAGAAAGAGATGGGCCACCATGATGTCACGGTTACAGGTGTACAGAGTATTTTTCATCAGCGAAATGAAGAAATGGATAGCTATGCCGATGAAATCCCTTATAACTCTTTATGGTACGCATTAGGGACAGGAAGGCCAGTCGAATTAAACACACGACTGACAGAAAGGTCATTGCTTTCATATATGGGCCGGGTTATGTACGGATTTAAGGATAAATACCTCTTGACACTTACAGGCCGGTGGGACGGTGCTTCTCAGCTTAGCGAGGAAAATAAATGGGACTTCTTCCCTTCAGCTGCCATTGCATGGAGATTAGGGGATGAAGAGTTTATCAGGAATATGAGTGCGGTATCCGACCTGAAACTTCGTGTGAGCTATGGGTATGTCGGAAATAGCTCGGTAGCTCCTTACAGTACGCAGGCGAGATTGATCAAAACGCCCTATGATTTTGACGGTTCACCGGCATTTGGGTTTGCTCCCGAAAACCTGACCGATAAATCCTTAGGTTGGGAAAAAAGCAAGGAATGGAATATAGGTATCAATGTGGGATTTTTCAATAACAGGATAAGTGGTGTTTTTGAACTTTACCACAGAAATACGGTGGACTTGATCTATAACGAGCAGATCCCTACCTCTTCCGGATTTAGCAGTGTGACCACCAACGTTGGCGAAGTGGCCAATAAGGGCGTTGAGTTGACATTGAATACAGTAAATATAGCGAATAGTAAATTCACATGGTCTACCAGTATCAACTTTGCCAAAAACGTGAATGAGGTAGTCTCCATAGGCAGTGAGGGAATCATGGCGGATATAGCTACAGGTCTTTTTGTAGGTCAGCCGTTAAGGGCGCATTATGCGTATGAATTTGCCGGAATCTGGCAATTGGACGAAGAGGCTGCCGCTGCTGAATATGGTCAGGTACCCGGTTCGGTAAAGGTAGTTGACCAAAACGATGATGGCACTATTTCTACCAATGAGGGAATGGATGACAGGACCATTATTGGTTCAGAACAGCCTGATTGGACGATGGGGATGACCAATAAATTTAGCTATGGCAATTTTGACCTGTCGTTCCTGATCTATACCAGTCAGGGAGCTATATATAGAAACAATATGCTAAGTGGAACAATGGGCCAAATAGGTGCAGGAAGATATAATACGTTGAACCTAAATTACTGGACGGTTAACAATCCCACCAATGATTACTATGGCCCAGGCGTGCCTAATCCGCACGGGGGAGCGATATTCTATCAAGATGCAAGTTTTGTGAGAATCTCTGATATTACATTTGGCTATACCTTGCCGCGGGCTGCGTTGGATAAAATTGGATTTACCAAATTTAGGATGTATGCCCAAGTGAGCAATCCATTTGTTTTCTACGATTTTGATGGAATGGATCCGGAGTTTAATTCCAGTACCTACAATGATGGTATACCAACTGCCACCTATTTGTTTGGATTAAATGTCTCATTTTAA
- a CDS encoding nucleoside deaminase, translating into MTALQKTFMEMAISLSREGMNSGKGGPFGCVIVKDGVVIGKGNNQVLSTNDPTAHAEVVAIREACKTLRTFQLDGCEIYTSCEPCPMCLGAIYWARPAKVIYANTRQEAADAGFDDDFIYQELPLSPSDRKISMIHSPDNAALEVFQEWISKEDKKVY; encoded by the coding sequence ATGACAGCTCTTCAAAAGACATTTATGGAGATGGCCATCAGCCTCTCACGGGAAGGAATGAATTCCGGTAAAGGAGGCCCCTTTGGCTGTGTGATCGTCAAGGACGGCGTGGTGATCGGAAAGGGAAACAACCAAGTCCTGAGCACCAATGACCCCACCGCCCATGCGGAAGTCGTTGCGATCAGGGAAGCCTGCAAGACGCTTCGTACCTTCCAGTTGGATGGATGCGAAATCTACACCTCATGCGAACCCTGCCCCATGTGCCTGGGCGCTATTTATTGGGCCCGCCCTGCAAAAGTTATTTATGCCAACACACGTCAAGAAGCCGCTGATGCGGGATTTGACGATGATTTCATCTATCAGGAACTTCCACTGTCTCCATCCGATAGAAAAATCTCCATGATTCACTCTCCTGACAATGCCGCATTGGAAGTATTCCAGGAGTGGATTTCTAAAGAAGACAAAAAAGTTTACTGA